The Microbacterium paraoxydans genome includes a window with the following:
- a CDS encoding APC family permease: MTVQTEPRAENPTRLRRAITGPLLFAFILGDVLGAGIYALMGVLSEDVGGLLWAPLVLALLLAMLTAGSYAELVTKYPRAGGAAVFAERAFRSPLVSFLVGFSMLAAGVTSAAGLAIAFAGDYLSTFIDLPTIPVAIVFLAIVGLLNARGIRESMGANLVMTAIELSGLVIVIVVVAVFVGGGGGDLSRATQVPEGANVALAVLSGAVIAYYSFVGFETSANMIEEVKNPRRTYPRALFGALLTAGVVYVLVGIASAVALPASELQESSGPLLAVVEATGVSVPSWMFSLIALIAVANGALLTMIMVSRLTYGMAEQNLLPSVLGRVLPKRKTPWVAILTTTLVAMGLTLVGDLATLAETVVLLLLVVFLSVNISVLVLRRDKVEHDHFRVWTFVPVLGIASCILLLTQQRPQVWLFGAILLAVGGVLYAVARWTRNRSKTADTKESHEHA, encoded by the coding sequence ATGACCGTCCAGACCGAGCCGCGCGCCGAGAACCCAACCCGGCTGCGCCGCGCCATCACCGGCCCCCTGTTGTTCGCGTTCATCCTCGGCGACGTGCTGGGGGCGGGGATCTACGCGCTGATGGGTGTGCTCTCGGAGGACGTGGGCGGCCTGCTCTGGGCACCGCTCGTCCTCGCGCTTCTCCTCGCCATGCTCACCGCAGGGTCGTATGCCGAGCTCGTCACCAAGTACCCCCGCGCGGGCGGCGCCGCGGTGTTCGCCGAGCGGGCGTTCCGCAGCCCGCTGGTCTCCTTCCTCGTCGGCTTCAGCATGCTCGCGGCCGGCGTGACGAGCGCGGCCGGTCTCGCCATCGCCTTCGCCGGCGACTACCTCAGCACCTTCATCGACCTGCCGACGATCCCGGTCGCGATCGTCTTCCTCGCGATCGTCGGCCTGCTCAACGCCCGCGGCATCCGCGAATCGATGGGCGCGAACCTCGTGATGACGGCGATCGAACTCAGCGGCCTCGTGATCGTGATCGTCGTCGTCGCGGTGTTCGTCGGCGGCGGAGGCGGCGATCTGTCCCGGGCGACGCAGGTGCCCGAGGGGGCGAACGTCGCCCTCGCGGTGCTCTCCGGCGCAGTGATCGCGTACTACTCGTTCGTCGGCTTCGAGACCTCGGCCAACATGATCGAAGAGGTCAAGAACCCCCGGCGGACCTACCCGCGCGCGTTGTTCGGCGCGCTCCTCACCGCCGGCGTCGTGTACGTGCTCGTCGGCATCGCCAGCGCCGTCGCGCTGCCGGCCTCCGAGCTGCAGGAGTCCAGCGGCCCGCTGCTCGCGGTCGTCGAGGCCACCGGGGTCAGCGTCCCGTCCTGGATGTTCAGCCTCATCGCGCTCATCGCCGTCGCCAACGGCGCCCTGCTGACGATGATCATGGTCAGCCGCCTCACCTACGGAATGGCCGAGCAGAACCTCCTGCCGTCGGTGCTCGGACGCGTGCTGCCGAAGCGGAAGACCCCGTGGGTGGCGATCCTCACCACGACGCTCGTGGCCATGGGCCTCACGCTGGTCGGAGACCTCGCGACGCTCGCCGAGACCGTCGTGCTGCTGCTGCTCGTCGTGTTCCTCAGCGTGAACATCTCGGTGCTGGTCCTGCGCCGCGACAAGGTCGAGCACGACCACTTCCGCGTGTGGACGTTCGTCCCGGTGCTCGGCATCGCGTCGTGCATCCTGCTGCTCACCCAGCAGCGCCCGCAGGTGTGGCTCTTCGGCGCCATCCTGCTCGCCGTCGGCGGCGTGCTCTACGCTGTCGCCCGGTGGACCCGCAACCGCTCGAAGACCGCCGACACGAAGGAGAGCCATGAGCACGCCTGA
- a CDS encoding SDR family NAD(P)-dependent oxidoreductase, protein MSVMDAFALTGKTALVTGATRGLGREFARALTEAGADVVVHGRDEAAAKETAAEIEAVGRRAWVVLGDLTERSSVDRIAAEAIEAVGGRLDILINNAGACIHRPALEVTDDEWAHVIDTNLTALWRLSQTVGAHMVARGSGSIVNVGSISAQIVNRPQMQPAYNASKAAVHHLTKSLAAEWAPAGVRVNAVAPGYIKTDMSPVDEPRFRRFWIEDSAQQRYATPSEVSPSVVFLASDAASFMSGTVLVVDGGYTLF, encoded by the coding sequence ATGAGCGTCATGGATGCATTCGCCCTCACCGGCAAGACGGCGCTGGTCACCGGCGCCACCCGCGGCCTCGGGCGCGAGTTCGCCCGTGCCCTCACCGAGGCCGGCGCCGACGTGGTCGTCCACGGCCGGGACGAGGCCGCAGCGAAGGAGACCGCGGCCGAGATCGAGGCCGTCGGCCGGCGGGCCTGGGTCGTGCTCGGCGACCTCACCGAGCGCTCCTCCGTTGACCGCATCGCGGCGGAGGCGATCGAGGCTGTGGGCGGGCGTCTCGACATCCTCATCAACAACGCGGGCGCCTGCATCCACCGCCCGGCGCTCGAGGTGACGGACGACGAGTGGGCGCACGTCATCGACACGAACCTCACCGCCTTGTGGCGACTGTCGCAGACGGTCGGTGCGCACATGGTGGCGCGCGGCTCCGGGTCGATCGTGAACGTCGGCTCCATCTCGGCCCAGATCGTCAACCGCCCGCAGATGCAGCCCGCCTACAACGCCTCCAAGGCCGCGGTGCACCACCTCACCAAGTCGCTGGCGGCCGAGTGGGCGCCGGCGGGGGTGCGCGTGAACGCCGTGGCGCCCGGCTACATCAAGACCGACATGTCGCCGGTGGACGAGCCGCGCTTCCGACGGTTCTGGATCGAGGACTCCGCGCAGCAGCGCTACGCCACGCCGAGCGAGGTCAGCCCGTCGGTGGTCTTCCTCGCGTCGGATGCCGCGAGCTTCATGTCCGGCACCGTCCTGGTGGTCGACGGCGGCTACACACTGTTCTGA
- a CDS encoding MIP/aquaporin family protein produces the protein MTGTPRKALAEAVATFLFVLAIIAAVNSGSPLTPLAIGFTLMVLVYSTGHISGAHLNPAVSLGVFLRGGLSVADFVSYLVAQFAGGALAALVALAVWPAGEKAMVIEVGPAFLVEALFTLILVWVVLNSATSKDTAGNSFYGLAIGATVFVGAATVGSISGGGFNPAVALGLSVSGHFAWGSLWLYIVAPAVGAIIAALLFRVLNADDARKIAADAE, from the coding sequence ATGACCGGTACACCTCGAAAGGCGCTCGCAGAAGCGGTCGCCACGTTCCTCTTCGTCCTCGCCATCATCGCCGCGGTGAACAGCGGAAGCCCGCTCACCCCGCTCGCGATCGGCTTCACGCTGATGGTGCTCGTGTACTCCACGGGCCACATCTCCGGCGCCCACCTCAACCCGGCGGTCTCGCTGGGCGTGTTCCTGCGCGGTGGGCTCAGCGTCGCCGACTTCGTCTCCTACCTCGTCGCGCAGTTCGCCGGTGGGGCGCTCGCGGCTCTCGTGGCCCTCGCCGTCTGGCCGGCAGGGGAGAAGGCGATGGTCATCGAGGTCGGCCCGGCATTCCTCGTCGAGGCGCTGTTCACGCTGATCCTCGTCTGGGTCGTGCTGAACTCCGCCACCTCGAAGGACACTGCGGGCAACTCGTTCTACGGGCTCGCGATCGGTGCGACCGTCTTCGTCGGTGCGGCGACGGTCGGCTCCATCTCGGGCGGCGGATTCAACCCGGCGGTGGCCCTCGGCCTCTCGGTCAGCGGGCACTTCGCGTGGGGCTCGCTCTGGCTGTACATCGTGGCCCCCGCGGTCGGTGCCATCATCGCCGCCCTGCTGTTCCGGGTGCTCAACGCCGACGATGCGCGGAAGATCGCCGCGGACGCCGAGTAG
- a CDS encoding nucleoside/nucleotide kinase family protein, with protein MHALTAADALTRVRELSRDGRPFLLGVVGPPGAGKSTLAERLGMPVLPMDGFHLANDDLDRRGLRDRKGAPETFDVAGFAALLGRLRAGEDVRAPRFDRDIDAAVAEMLPLSARDRVIVVEGNYLLHDADGWEHVRPLLDETWYLDVPEDLRLRRLVARHEAYGRSHTDAVAWATDVDGPNAVLIRATRHRADAIITLNEGDDA; from the coding sequence ATGCACGCACTCACCGCCGCCGATGCCCTGACACGGGTGCGGGAACTGTCCCGCGACGGGCGGCCGTTCCTGCTCGGCGTCGTCGGGCCGCCCGGGGCCGGCAAGTCCACCCTCGCCGAGCGGCTCGGGATGCCGGTCCTCCCGATGGACGGGTTCCACCTCGCCAACGACGACCTCGATCGCCGCGGACTCCGCGACCGCAAAGGGGCACCGGAGACGTTCGACGTCGCCGGTTTCGCGGCCCTCCTCGGCCGCCTCCGCGCGGGGGAGGACGTGCGCGCCCCGCGGTTCGACCGCGACATCGACGCCGCGGTCGCCGAGATGCTGCCGCTCTCCGCCCGGGATCGCGTGATCGTGGTGGAGGGCAACTACCTGCTGCACGACGCCGACGGGTGGGAGCACGTGCGCCCCCTGCTCGACGAGACCTGGTACCTCGACGTGCCCGAGGACCTGCGGCTGCGTCGTCTCGTCGCCCGCCACGAGGCGTACGGGAGGTCGCACACCGACGCCGTCGCCTGGGCGACCGACGTCGACGGCCCCAACGCCGTCCTCATCCGCGCGACCCGGCATCGGGCCGACGCCATCATCACCCTGAACGAAGGAGACGACGCATGA
- a CDS encoding sugar ABC transporter substrate-binding protein, producing the protein MKSLTRRIIAFGAAAAAAISLAGCAVTTGNPTGNGGGGGSEDKDEYRVAYIARAQADSFAAWLANEMKTAAGEYDDITLEVFDGQADDEIENKMIENAIANKFDAIIVQANNADAQLPYIQQAIDAGIVTITTNPRVEGLTGGDSVDADPYKQGAVVAELAVEQIPDGANVVVLNGPAGNFHSTARRDAWEKEFFAERPDVTIVAEDIANWNKDEAMTLMEDWSLANSDIDAIISMNDNMASGALEAVKGKGGFDGILAYGVDGTPEAVLLIEAGTMTATSLQNARELAELNLKAVHDLLTGAEDEVNVDIGNPLITKDGVQEYIDLYKEAGLLDQ; encoded by the coding sequence ATGAAGAGTCTTACCCGCAGGATCATCGCGTTCGGCGCCGCTGCCGCCGCGGCGATCAGCCTCGCCGGCTGCGCCGTCACCACCGGGAACCCGACCGGGAACGGCGGAGGCGGTGGCTCCGAGGACAAGGACGAGTACCGCGTCGCGTACATCGCCCGTGCGCAGGCCGACTCGTTCGCCGCCTGGCTCGCGAACGAGATGAAGACGGCCGCCGGCGAGTACGACGACATCACCCTCGAGGTCTTCGACGGCCAGGCCGACGACGAGATCGAGAACAAGATGATCGAGAACGCGATCGCGAACAAGTTCGACGCGATCATCGTCCAGGCCAACAACGCCGACGCACAGCTGCCGTACATCCAGCAGGCCATCGACGCGGGCATCGTGACCATCACGACCAACCCGCGCGTGGAGGGCCTGACCGGTGGCGACTCGGTCGACGCCGACCCCTACAAGCAGGGCGCGGTCGTCGCCGAGCTCGCGGTGGAGCAGATCCCGGACGGGGCCAACGTCGTGGTGCTGAACGGCCCGGCCGGCAACTTCCACAGCACGGCTCGCCGCGACGCCTGGGAGAAGGAGTTCTTCGCCGAGCGTCCCGACGTGACCATCGTCGCCGAGGACATCGCGAACTGGAACAAGGACGAGGCGATGACCCTGATGGAGGACTGGTCGCTGGCCAACTCCGACATCGACGCGATCATCTCGATGAACGACAACATGGCCTCCGGTGCGCTGGAGGCGGTGAAGGGCAAGGGCGGCTTCGACGGCATCCTCGCCTACGGCGTCGACGGCACCCCCGAGGCCGTCCTGCTGATCGAGGCCGGCACCATGACCGCCACCTCCCTGCAGAACGCCCGCGAGCTGGCGGAGCTCAACCTCAAGGCCGTGCACGATCTCCTGACGGGCGCGGAGGACGAGGTGAACGTCGACATCGGCAACCCGCTCATCACGAAGGACGGCGTCCAGGAGTACATCGACCTGTACAAGGAAGCCGGACTGCTCGACCAGTGA
- a CDS encoding ABC transporter permease, giving the protein MLQTLKRLEVNRFSIYIILLVVIVAASFLSPNFLSSDNIFNVLRQVAVITILAFGAMTLIIGGMIDLSAGAVMAFAGVVSVLVYKSTGNLLLAILAGILIGMLCNLVNAFLVATLKTPAFIVTLGMMLMARGAVLELTQGQNVLQLGDFILIGQGNLGWLPIPVLVLIGVTIVIWYLMNQTRYGRSVYAVGGNEEAARAAGISVERVKYQAFLVNGALVGIAGVIFMSRVNAGLPNAGVGYELQAITAPIIGGTSFSGGVGTVMGTLAGALIVGILGNIMNLIGIGSYIQQIVMGAIIVVAVAYDVFSKRGKAKTTILKSDAKGDPFPVGASASASDPGGGRTSS; this is encoded by the coding sequence ATGCTCCAGACACTGAAGAGACTCGAGGTGAACCGCTTCTCGATCTACATCATCCTGCTGGTGGTGATCGTCGCGGCGAGCTTCCTGAGCCCGAACTTCCTGAGTTCGGACAACATCTTCAACGTGCTGCGCCAGGTCGCGGTGATCACGATCCTCGCCTTCGGGGCGATGACGCTGATCATCGGCGGCATGATCGACCTGTCCGCCGGCGCCGTCATGGCGTTCGCGGGTGTCGTGTCGGTGCTGGTCTACAAGTCGACGGGCAACCTGCTGCTCGCGATCCTCGCCGGCATCCTCATCGGCATGCTGTGCAACCTGGTGAACGCCTTCCTCGTCGCGACGTTGAAGACCCCCGCGTTCATCGTGACGCTCGGGATGATGCTGATGGCCCGCGGCGCGGTGCTGGAGCTGACCCAGGGGCAGAACGTCCTCCAGCTGGGCGACTTCATCCTCATCGGCCAGGGCAACCTCGGCTGGCTGCCGATCCCGGTGCTCGTGCTGATCGGCGTGACGATCGTGATCTGGTATCTCATGAACCAGACCAGGTACGGCCGCTCGGTCTACGCGGTGGGCGGCAACGAGGAGGCGGCACGCGCCGCCGGAATCTCCGTGGAGCGCGTGAAGTACCAGGCGTTCCTCGTGAACGGCGCCCTGGTCGGCATCGCCGGTGTCATCTTCATGTCCCGCGTCAACGCCGGTCTCCCCAACGCGGGCGTCGGCTACGAGCTGCAGGCCATCACCGCCCCGATCATCGGTGGCACGAGCTTCTCCGGCGGCGTCGGCACCGTGATGGGCACCCTCGCCGGTGCGCTCATCGTCGGCATCCTCGGCAACATCATGAACCTCATCGGGATCGGCTCGTACATCCAGCAGATCGTGATGGGCGCGATCATCGTCGTCGCCGTCGCCTACGACGTGTTCAGCAAGCGCGGCAAGGCCAAGACCACGATCCTCAAGTCCGACGCGAAGGGCGATCCCTTCCCTGTCGGAGCATCCGCATCCGCATCCGACCCGGGAGGCGGCAGGACGTCGTCCTGA
- a CDS encoding sugar nucleotide-binding protein, whose translation MTTPPPPRRTLLVGFGKLGTRLAPLLLADGGEVLALRRSDGPVPDGVTALAADLTVPLTTPLPEVDAVVMTLPPGPDVSSYRTALAHLAAALPARPTRTVFVSSTGVFDGAGSSEPVTERVEPAPTTDRGRGLRDGEKAAVELFNAVVVRPAGIYGPGREFLLRKVREGAPVTHRRRTNRIHETDLVRILDLLLRMPEPPALVHAVDQAPAPLGDVVTFLADRLGVPVPPDDGGAVSGFVYDGSLVHAVLGRLDYPTYEDGYADMIDRD comes from the coding sequence ATGACCACTCCGCCTCCGCCGCGCCGCACCCTCCTGGTCGGCTTCGGGAAACTCGGCACCCGGCTCGCTCCGCTGCTCCTCGCGGACGGTGGTGAGGTCCTGGCCCTCCGCCGCAGTGACGGACCCGTGCCGGACGGGGTGACGGCGCTCGCGGCCGATCTGACCGTTCCGCTCACCACGCCGCTGCCCGAGGTCGACGCGGTTGTGATGACCCTGCCGCCCGGTCCGGACGTGTCGTCGTATCGCACGGCGCTCGCGCATCTCGCGGCGGCGTTGCCGGCCCGGCCGACGCGGACGGTCTTCGTCTCGTCCACCGGGGTGTTCGACGGCGCCGGGAGCTCCGAGCCCGTGACCGAGCGGGTCGAGCCGGCACCCACCACCGACCGGGGCCGCGGTCTGCGGGACGGCGAGAAGGCGGCCGTCGAGCTCTTCAACGCGGTGGTCGTGCGCCCCGCGGGCATCTACGGTCCCGGGCGCGAGTTCCTCCTCCGGAAGGTCAGGGAGGGGGCACCCGTCACGCACCGCCGCCGCACGAACCGGATCCACGAGACCGATCTCGTACGCATTCTCGACCTGCTGCTGCGGATGCCGGAGCCCCCGGCGCTCGTGCACGCCGTCGACCAGGCGCCCGCCCCCCTGGGAGACGTCGTGACCTTCCTCGCCGACCGCCTCGGCGTGCCCGTGCCCCCGGACGACGGCGGTGCGGTGAGCGGCTTCGTCTACGACGGCTCGCTGGTGCATGCGGTCCTCGGCAGGCTGGACTACCCGACCTACGAGGACGGCTACGCGGACATGATCGACCGGGACTGA
- a CDS encoding FUSC family protein, with the protein MTESQGRVWTGVLRVGPHRGDHRVALRAAVSVAVPLLVLWAVGRLDLSIYASFGAFAALYGRHDVFRDRIRMQASAGGVLLGAMLIGTALSVLAAPAVLSIVVVALVASAVTLLAYVLQWHPPGPLFTVFATGACATIPATGASFGAVLLVGGASVLFGLALTALVAVVTRTTAEAAPKARPAVGPVAAEMAASVAAAIVGAGVVGLLLGGTHWYWAAVGAVAAVSGAQLTARVIRGIQRLVGTLLGVLVAAGILALDMPPLAVIAVVVVLQGTAELFIGRNYGIAMVFVTPLALLMVHLAAPTPVADLLTDRVLETIIGVVVGTVVAVTSAALRRRSRRR; encoded by the coding sequence GTGACGGAATCGCAGGGACGGGTGTGGACGGGAGTCCTCCGCGTCGGTCCGCACCGCGGGGATCACCGGGTCGCCCTGCGCGCCGCGGTCAGTGTCGCCGTCCCGCTCCTCGTGCTGTGGGCCGTCGGCCGGCTCGACCTCAGCATCTATGCGAGCTTCGGCGCCTTCGCCGCACTCTACGGCCGGCACGACGTCTTCCGCGACCGGATCCGCATGCAGGCCAGCGCCGGCGGCGTGCTGCTCGGCGCGATGCTGATCGGCACGGCCCTATCGGTCCTCGCCGCCCCCGCCGTGCTGAGCATCGTCGTCGTCGCCCTCGTCGCGTCGGCCGTGACGCTGCTCGCCTACGTCCTGCAGTGGCACCCGCCCGGTCCGCTGTTCACGGTCTTCGCGACCGGGGCGTGCGCGACCATCCCCGCCACCGGCGCCTCCTTCGGCGCGGTCCTGCTGGTCGGCGGGGCGAGCGTGCTCTTCGGCCTCGCGCTCACCGCCCTGGTCGCCGTCGTCACCCGGACCACGGCGGAGGCGGCACCGAAGGCACGCCCGGCCGTCGGGCCGGTCGCCGCCGAGATGGCCGCCTCGGTCGCCGCCGCGATCGTCGGAGCGGGTGTGGTCGGCCTGCTCCTCGGCGGCACCCACTGGTACTGGGCGGCGGTCGGCGCGGTCGCGGCGGTCAGCGGCGCACAGCTCACCGCCCGCGTGATCCGCGGCATCCAGCGCCTCGTCGGCACGCTGCTCGGCGTGCTGGTCGCCGCCGGGATCCTCGCCCTCGACATGCCGCCGCTCGCCGTGATCGCCGTCGTGGTGGTCCTGCAGGGGACGGCCGAACTGTTCATCGGCCGCAACTACGGCATCGCGATGGTGTTCGTCACCCCGCTCGCGCTCCTGATGGTGCACCTGGCCGCGCCGACTCCTGTCGCCGACCTGCTGACCGACCGTGTGCTGGAGACGATCATCGGCGTCGTGGTCGGAACGGTGGTGGCCGTCACGTCCGCCGCGCTGCGCCGACGGAGCCGACGCCGCTGA
- a CDS encoding sugar ABC transporter ATP-binding protein, which yields MTEALLSVEGVSKSFPGVKALDDVSFDVRPGTVHALCGENGAGKSTLMKIINGIYQPDAGTIRVRGEEVRIKNPIDARARGIAMISQELNYVPGMTIAESFFLGRLPMKFGKVDWRFIRSEARRILAEEGLDFSINRRLGTLTVSEIQTLEILRAVYHSADVLIMDEPTSAIAHKEVESLFAKIRDLRAQGKSIIYISHKMDEVFELADDISVLRDGTVVSSQPASEITSSQVIAQMVGRDLDHQSYPKERVEIGDTVFRATGLSAEHMFEDIDLHIRAGEIVGLAGLIGAGRSEVIRAVFGLDKLDAGEIEVDTQTVKIKNPTQAIKAGVAMLSEDRRLVGIVPQLSIMKNATLASLRKVIHGGFARRREEEELVTEYFRKMNVKAPSLQTRIANLSGGNQQKVLLARWLIADPKVLLLDEPTRGIDVGAKFEIYKIMTELARQGRGILMISSELPELIGMCDRIYVMSAGRLTAELTPDQFSQETILTYAMNEIEVA from the coding sequence ATGACCGAGGCCCTGCTCTCGGTCGAGGGCGTCTCGAAGTCGTTCCCCGGGGTGAAGGCCCTGGACGACGTCTCGTTCGACGTGCGTCCCGGCACCGTCCACGCCCTGTGCGGAGAGAACGGCGCCGGCAAGTCGACGCTGATGAAGATCATCAACGGCATCTACCAGCCCGACGCCGGGACCATCCGGGTGCGCGGCGAGGAGGTGCGGATCAAGAACCCCATCGACGCCCGCGCCCGCGGCATCGCGATGATCTCGCAGGAGCTCAACTACGTGCCCGGCATGACCATCGCCGAGAGCTTCTTCCTGGGCCGCTTGCCGATGAAGTTCGGCAAGGTCGACTGGCGGTTCATCCGCAGCGAGGCCCGGCGCATCCTCGCCGAGGAGGGGCTCGACTTCTCCATCAACCGCCGTCTCGGCACCCTCACCGTGTCGGAGATCCAGACGCTCGAGATCCTCCGCGCCGTGTACCACAGCGCGGACGTGCTGATCATGGACGAGCCGACCTCGGCGATCGCGCACAAGGAGGTCGAGTCGCTGTTCGCGAAGATCCGCGACCTGCGCGCCCAGGGCAAGTCGATCATCTACATCTCGCACAAGATGGACGAGGTCTTCGAGCTGGCCGACGACATCAGCGTGCTGCGGGACGGCACGGTGGTGAGCTCGCAGCCGGCCTCCGAGATCACGTCGAGCCAGGTGATCGCGCAGATGGTGGGCCGTGACCTCGACCACCAGTCCTACCCGAAGGAGCGCGTCGAGATCGGCGACACGGTCTTCCGGGCCACCGGGCTGTCCGCCGAGCACATGTTCGAGGACATCGACCTGCACATCCGCGCCGGCGAGATCGTCGGGCTCGCCGGGCTCATCGGCGCCGGGCGCAGCGAGGTCATCCGCGCCGTGTTCGGCCTCGACAAGCTGGACGCCGGGGAGATCGAGGTCGACACGCAGACCGTGAAGATCAAGAACCCGACCCAGGCGATCAAGGCGGGCGTCGCGATGCTGTCCGAGGACCGCCGGCTGGTGGGGATCGTCCCGCAGCTGAGCATCATGAAGAACGCCACCCTCGCCAGCCTCCGCAAGGTGATCCACGGCGGCTTCGCCCGGCGTCGGGAGGAGGAGGAGCTCGTCACCGAGTACTTCCGGAAGATGAACGTCAAGGCGCCGAGCCTGCAGACGCGCATCGCGAACCTCAGCGGCGGCAACCAGCAGAAGGTGCTCCTGGCCCGCTGGCTGATCGCCGATCCGAAGGTGCTCCTCCTCGACGAGCCGACGCGCGGCATCGATGTGGGCGCGAAGTTCGAGATCTACAAGATCATGACCGAGCTCGCCCGCCAGGGACGCGGCATCCTCATGATCTCGTCCGAGCTCCCCGAGCTCATCGGCATGTGCGACCGCATCTACGTGATGTCGGCCGGACGCCTCACCGCGGAGCTGACGCCCGATCAGTTCTCGCAGGAAACCATCCTCACCTACGCCATGAATGAAATCGAGGTGGCATGA